From Lycium ferocissimum isolate CSIRO_LF1 chromosome 12, AGI_CSIRO_Lferr_CH_V1, whole genome shotgun sequence, one genomic window encodes:
- the LOC132039239 gene encoding 3-hydroxyisobutyryl-CoA hydrolase-like protein 5 — MAITSIPSSTTVFPMPQQVLKQSREVVISEEIGRARVLTLNRPNHLNYISGKEALMLGQKFEKYEKDDNAEFVIIKGAGRTFSAGGDLKMFYDARDTRDSCLEAAYRMYWLCYHIHTYNKPHIALVHGMSVGGGASLMVPMKFSVVTEKSFCSTPEASLGFHPDCGFSYLLSRLPGRLGEYLGLTGAKLKGKEVVVAGLATHFVPSQKLFQLERRLLSIKSGEEDAIRSAINEFSTNVHIDERSILNKLSIIDKCFSKDSVEEIVESLEAEASKRGNAWIMPVLKSLKKASPTGLKITLRSIREGRTQTLSECLRREFRISINILRTIISSDFYEGIRACIIDKDKSPKWNPSTLYKVHDEQLDLIFKPFEEHDLEFQIPIKEEGCRWGGQYENSGYCRPNQVNIQKASRSTTRESVLI, encoded by the exons ATGGCCATAACATCTATTCCCAGTAGCACCACAGTGTTTCCAATGCCTCAACAAGTATTGAAACAAAGTAGAGAG GTTGTTATTTCTGAGGAAATTGGCCGTGCTAGAGTGCTCACCTTAAATCGGCCTAACcatttaaattatatatcaGGCAAAGAG GCATTAATGCTAGGGCAGAAATTCGAGAAATATGAGAAAGATGATAACGCGGAATTTGTAATCATCAAG GGGGCTGGCCGTACATTCTCTGCTGGTGGGGACTTGAAAATGTTCTATGATGCCCGAGACACAA GGGATTCTTGTCTTGAAGCTGCTTATAGAATGTACTGGCTTTGCTACCACATTCATACCTACAATAAACCACATATTGCTCTTGTCCACGGGATGTCAGTTGGTGGAGGTGCATCCTTGATGGTTCCAATGAAGTTTTCTGTCGTCACAGAGAAATCG TTTTGTTCCACTCCTGAAGCAAGTCTAGGGTTCCACCCAGATTGCGGCTTCTCATACTTGCTTTCGCGCCTTCCAGGCCGACTTG GGGAATACTTGGGCTTAACAGGAGCAAAACTAAAGGGTAAAGAAGTGGTTGTCGCTGGACTTGCCACTCATTTTGTTCCTTCTCAG AAATTATTCCAGCTAGAGAGACGCTTGCTTAGCATAAAAAGTGGTGAAGAGGATGCTATTAGATCTGCCATCAATGAATTTTCCACAAATGTTCATATTGATGAAAGAAGTATCTTGAACAA GTTGTCCATAATCGACAAGTGTTTCTCCAAGGATTCGGTGGAGGAGATAGTGGAGTCACTT GAAGCCGAGGCAAGCAAAAGAGGAAATGCTTGGATTATGCCAGTGCTTAAAAGCCTAAAGAAAGCATCTCCAACAGGATTGAAAATAACATTGAGATCG ATACGAGAAGGAAGGACACAAACCCTATCTGAATGCTTAAGGAGAGAATTTCGGATTTCGATCAACATACTACGAACCATAATATCTAGTGATTTCTATGag GGCATAAGGGCTTGCATAATTGACAAGGATAAGTCTCCAAAG TGGAACCCTTCAACTCTTTACAAAGTGCACGACGAGCAGCTCGACTTGATCTTCAAGCCATTTGAAGAAcatgacttagaatttcaaattcCTATAAAAGAAGAAGGATGCAG GTGGGGAGGACAATATGAAAATTCGGGTTATTGTCGTCCTAACCAAGTGAACATTCAAAAGGCGTCCCGATCAACAACTCGTGAAAGCGTACTTATATAA